From the genome of Chloroflexota bacterium, one region includes:
- a CDS encoding Zn-dependent hydrolase — translation MPVQRDRLVDRLNALGRIGATPEGGVTRLAYTPEYRQAQRLVRAWMEEAGLSARTDAVGNLIGRREGRHPGAPCVMLGSHIDTVVNGGRYDGALGVVSAIEVAQALHEDGVHLDVPLEVVAFMDEEGTRWKGGFFGSRAMVGDLSKEDLRRRDETQVAVADAIRDWGLDPDRVCEAARAPSEIGYYLELHIEQGAILESERLAVGVVTGIAGLLLLSVRLHGRADHAGATPMGPLRRDALLGAAELALVAEATAMATSPSCVVTVGRLEVRPGVFNVIPGEASLTFDIRDVDEAARDRAEARIREAVEDVCRKRGLTAEVDDLLRASPASLSPAVIDAISGACERVGLPVYRLPSGAGHDAQVMTKLAEVGMIFVRCRGGISHSPAEYVTPEDAFLGARVLYEATISLGCAQDYGKGCS, via the coding sequence ATGCCCGTTCAGCGGGATCGGCTGGTGGATCGCTTGAACGCCTTAGGACGGATCGGGGCTACCCCAGAGGGCGGGGTGACCCGGCTGGCCTATACGCCGGAGTACCGCCAGGCCCAGCGGCTCGTGCGAGCCTGGATGGAGGAGGCCGGGCTGAGCGCCAGGACCGACGCGGTCGGCAACCTGATCGGCCGGCGAGAGGGGAGGCATCCGGGTGCGCCATGTGTGATGTTGGGCTCTCACATCGACACCGTGGTGAACGGTGGGCGTTATGACGGGGCGTTGGGCGTGGTGTCGGCTATTGAAGTGGCGCAGGCGTTGCACGAGGATGGTGTACATCTGGACGTGCCGTTGGAGGTGGTCGCCTTCATGGATGAGGAGGGCACCCGCTGGAAGGGGGGCTTCTTCGGCAGCAGGGCGATGGTCGGCGACCTGTCCAAAGAGGACTTGCGACGGCGCGATGAGACCCAGGTCGCGGTCGCGGATGCCATCCGGGATTGGGGGCTGGACCCGGATCGGGTGTGCGAGGCGGCTCGTGCCCCCTCGGAGATCGGATACTACCTGGAGCTTCACATCGAGCAGGGGGCCATCCTGGAGAGCGAGAGGCTGGCTGTGGGCGTCGTCACCGGCATCGCCGGCCTGTTGTTGCTCTCCGTCCGCCTACATGGCCGTGCGGATCACGCCGGCGCGACGCCCATGGGGCCGCTGCGTCGGGATGCGCTGTTAGGGGCGGCGGAGCTGGCGCTGGTTGCGGAGGCCACGGCAATGGCCACGTCGCCCAGCTGCGTCGTCACGGTGGGGCGGTTGGAGGTCCGGCCGGGCGTGTTTAACGTGATCCCCGGAGAGGCATCCCTCACCTTTGACATACGCGACGTCGATGAGGCGGCTCGGGATCGAGCCGAGGCTCGTATTCGTGAGGCTGTGGAGGACGTCTGCCGAAAGCGCGGCCTCACGGCGGAGGTGGATGATCTCCTGCGGGCCAGCCCGGCCTCACTGAGCCCGGCTGTGATCGACGCGATCTCCGGTGCCTGTGAGCGAGTTGGCCTGCCGGTTTACCGGCTGCCGAGCGGAGCCGGGCACGATGCCCAGGTCATGACGAAGCTGGCGGAGGTAGGCATGATCTTCGTCCGCTGCCGTGGGGGGATCAGCCACTCACCCGCCGAGTATGTGACCCCTGAGGACGCCTTTCTGGGCGCCCGGGTGCTGTACGAAGCGACGATCTCGCTGGGTTGTGCCCAGGATTATGGAAAGGGCTGCTCGTAG
- the argH gene encoding argininosuccinate lyase, translated as MSDFPHPAYAANVLRPSFDLARRHLFAPMMAANKAHVVMLVERGILAHEAGCALLRAIQQVEAEGAEAYRYQPGVEDLFFAVEGRLMERAGPEVGGNLQLARSRNDLGAALQRMVLRERLLRLGDRLSDLRRVLLALAGRHLETIMPGHTHYQPAQPTTMAHYLAGVATVLARDFERVRHAYGTTNRSPLGCVAFTTTGFPIDRRRVAELLGFDGLLPNGQDAIGAADHMAEASTVCLILASHLSRLTRDLLFWATQEAGAIRIHDSFIQISSIMPQKRNPVVLEHLRARLGAVYGYVQAIVVQAHNVPYGDTQDIEDEMLAPVVYLFETMEGVLELYTAVMETVEVDRDRLRRRAADGFTTATELADVLVREYGLPFRTAHAVVGRMVRQALARGVRPAEVTPGLLDEAAREVLGRPLEMDAGMLREALDPEHFVRVRSVEGGPAPDAMERALSGLEAGLQEDRHWLAERRAALAAADRALGQAVEQLCVRAGSVGVGSGYGGSGMSETGG; from the coding sequence ATGTCCGATTTTCCCCATCCCGCTTACGCGGCGAATGTGCTGCGGCCATCGTTTGATCTGGCGCGGCGGCACCTCTTCGCGCCGATGATGGCGGCCAACAAGGCCCATGTGGTCATGCTCGTCGAGCGGGGGATCCTCGCGCATGAGGCCGGATGTGCGCTGTTGCGTGCGATCCAACAGGTGGAGGCGGAGGGTGCGGAGGCATATCGTTATCAGCCCGGGGTTGAGGATCTCTTCTTTGCCGTAGAAGGCCGGCTCATGGAGCGGGCTGGTCCGGAGGTGGGCGGGAACCTGCAGCTGGCCCGCAGTCGCAATGATCTAGGCGCCGCCCTCCAGCGCATGGTGCTACGCGAGCGCTTGTTGCGCCTAGGCGACCGTCTGAGCGACCTCCGCCGTGTGCTTCTGGCGCTGGCCGGGAGGCATTTGGAGACGATCATGCCCGGCCACACCCACTATCAACCCGCTCAGCCCACGACCATGGCCCATTATTTGGCGGGTGTGGCCACCGTGCTGGCCCGGGACTTCGAACGGGTCCGCCACGCGTACGGCACGACCAATCGGAGCCCATTGGGCTGTGTGGCCTTCACCACAACGGGGTTTCCCATCGACCGGCGACGGGTGGCGGAGCTTCTGGGGTTTGACGGGCTTCTGCCCAATGGCCAGGATGCCATCGGCGCTGCCGATCACATGGCCGAGGCGTCGACTGTCTGCCTGATCCTGGCGAGCCATCTCTCCCGGTTGACCCGGGATCTGCTCTTCTGGGCCACACAGGAGGCCGGCGCGATCCGTATCCACGACTCCTTCATCCAGATCAGCAGCATCATGCCTCAGAAGCGGAATCCGGTGGTCCTGGAGCATCTGCGGGCCCGCCTGGGGGCCGTTTACGGCTACGTCCAGGCCATCGTCGTGCAGGCCCACAACGTGCCCTATGGCGATACTCAGGATATCGAGGACGAGATGCTGGCCCCGGTGGTGTACCTGTTTGAGACCATGGAGGGCGTCCTGGAGCTGTATACGGCGGTGATGGAAACGGTGGAGGTGGATCGGGATCGTCTTCGAAGGCGGGCGGCCGATGGGTTCACCACGGCCACGGAGCTGGCCGACGTACTGGTGCGGGAGTATGGGCTGCCCTTCCGGACGGCGCATGCGGTTGTGGGGCGGATGGTGCGGCAGGCATTGGCGCGGGGCGTGAGGCCCGCCGAGGTGACGCCCGGGCTGTTGGACGAGGCCGCGCGAGAGGTGTTGGGCCGTCCGCTGGAGATGGACGCGGGGATGTTGCGAGAGGCACTGGATCCAGAGCACTTCGTGCGCGTGCGCTCGGTCGAGGGAGGTCCAGCTCCCGATGCGATGGAGAGGGCGCTGTCCGGATTGGAGGCGGGGTTGCAAGAGGATCGGCATTGGCTGGCCGAGCGTCGTGCAGCGCTGGCGGCGGCGGATCGGGCGTTGGGCCAGGCGGTGGAGCAATTGTGCGTGCGAGCAGGGAGTGTGGGGGTGGGATCGGGATATGGTGGGAGTGGCATGAGCGAGACGGGCGGATGA
- a CDS encoding carbohydrate ABC transporter permease, with product MTVADGELTRKIFVARSETGRGWGELLVQGISYFFLSLGGLSMIVPFLWMVGTSLKPAGEIYQPSFFPSSPTLANYQEVIFRTEFPHWYLNSLIVAIISTTSVAFFDTLAGYTFAKFDFPLKNVMFLLILSTLMVPTEMLIIPWYIMSVNFNWVDTYWGIAFPGVITASGVFLMRQFMTGVPNELIDAARIDGLWEFGIFYRIAVPLVKPAIAALCIFNFLGNWNAFIWPLIVTSKRLTMTLPVGLSFFSGEAGSDWHLIMTGATLSVIPLMTVVIIFQRQIIQGIALTGLKS from the coding sequence ATGACCGTTGCGGATGGGGAGCTGACTCGTAAGATCTTCGTCGCCCGGAGCGAGACCGGACGGGGATGGGGAGAACTCCTCGTCCAGGGAATCAGCTATTTCTTCCTGTCCCTGGGAGGGCTGTCCATGATCGTGCCGTTCCTTTGGATGGTGGGCACCTCTTTGAAGCCCGCCGGGGAGATCTATCAGCCCTCCTTCTTCCCGTCCTCTCCCACTCTGGCCAACTATCAGGAGGTCATCTTCAGGACGGAGTTCCCTCATTGGTACCTGAACAGCCTGATCGTGGCGATCATCAGCACGACCAGCGTCGCCTTCTTCGACACCCTGGCCGGGTATACTTTCGCCAAGTTTGATTTCCCCCTCAAGAACGTGATGTTCCTCCTGATCCTCAGCACGCTGATGGTGCCCACGGAGATGCTGATCATCCCGTGGTACATCATGTCGGTGAACTTCAACTGGGTGGACACGTATTGGGGGATCGCTTTCCCCGGCGTGATCACGGCGTCCGGCGTCTTCCTCATGCGCCAGTTCATGACCGGGGTCCCGAACGAGCTCATCGACGCGGCCCGCATCGATGGTCTGTGGGAGTTTGGTATCTTTTATCGGATCGCCGTTCCCCTGGTGAAGCCCGCCATCGCTGCCCTGTGCATCTTCAACTTCCTGGGCAACTGGAACGCCTTCATTTGGCCGCTGATCGTCACGTCCAAGCGGCTGACGATGACGCTGCCCGTGGGGCTCTCCTTCTTCTCCGGCGAGGCCGGCAGCGACTGGCACCTCATCATGACGGGCGCCACCCTCTCCGTGATCCCCCTGATGACGGTGGTCATCATCTTCCAGCGACAGATCATCCAGGGGATTGCCCTGACGGGGCTTAAGTCCTGA